From a region of the Leucoraja erinacea ecotype New England chromosome 6, Leri_hhj_1, whole genome shotgun sequence genome:
- the LOC129698434 gene encoding neuronal acetylcholine receptor subunit alpha-10-like, whose amino-acid sequence MIEWRSRLDGPNGLILLLSLVKDEREQVLTSYLWTRQEWTDELHRWNKSDYDGLETIHVPGRYLWRPDIVLYNSVDGFSPPADTNVRLRYDGHLTWDSPAIVHSACPLDIRLFPFDSQRCPLTFGSWSHGAGGLRLRAGGLPGGGLEDLVRPAGWQVTGLTVSDGTSPAGRETVARLTYTLSLRRRPAAPLRDLLLPPALTSALAPLAFCLPAPSGERVALGLALLLAITFYQLMLAETLPPAETAPMLGRFYMASMAVITTSTAVSVLLLAVYHCGPEAKPLPRWVRVVILGHLARVLAIRPPGNPHQRHRHSGSQVEAGLTSGRTAENVEGATGVEEGEYRVVCRGVRHVCGHSWQHLAGHVELIASCVRRHRAARQRQREWRRVGAVLDRLLTATFLLLVTFTTLAALAAAL is encoded by the exons atgattgaatggcggagtagacttgatgggccgaatggcctaattctgctgttaTCACTGGTGAAGGACGAGAGGGAGCAGGTTCTGACCAGTTACCTGTGGACGAGGCAGGAGTGGACAGATGAGCTCCATCGTTGGAACAAGAGCGACTACGATGGTCTAGAGACCATCCACGTCCCTGGCCGCTACCTGTGGAGACCCGACATCGTCCTGTACAACAG tgtggaTGGTTTCTCGCCCCCGGCCGACACGAATGTGCGCCTACGCTACGATGGCCACCTGACGTGGGACAGTCCGGCCATTGTCCACTCCGCCTGCCCACTGGACATCCGCCTCTTCCCCTTTGACTCTCAGCGCTGCCCTCTGACGTTTGGCTCGTGGAGCCACGGGGCGGGGGGGCTGCGGCTGAGGGCGGGGGGGCTGCCGGGGGGGGGCCTGGAGGACCTGGTGCGGCCGGCAGGCTGGCAGGTGACCGGGCTGACGGTCAGCGATGGCACAAGCCCGGCCGGGCGAGAAACCGTCGCCCGCCTCACCTACACGCTGAGCCTCCGCCGCCGCCCCGCCGCTCCCCTCCGCGACCTCCTGCTGCCCCCCGCCCTCACCTCTGCCCTCGCCCCCCTCGCCTTCTGCCTGCCCGCACCCTCCGGCGAGAGAGTGGCCCTCGGCCTCGCACTCCTCCTCGCCATCACCTTCTACCAGCTGATGTTGGCCGAGACCCTGCCTCCTGCCGAGACCGCCCCGATGCTCG GCCGTTTCTACATGGCCAGCATGGCGGTCATCACTACATCCACGGCCGTGTCCGTGCTGCTCCTCGCCGTCTACCACTGCGGCCCCGAGGCCAAGCCCCTCCCCCGCTGGGTCAGAGTGGTCATCCTCGGTCACCTGGCCAGAGTCCTGGCGATCCGCCCGCCGGGGAACCCGCACCAGCGCCATCGCCACTCCGGGTCACAGGTCGAGGCCGGACTGACCAGTGGCCGGACAGCGGAGAACGTGGAGGGGGCAactggtgtggaggaggggga gtacAGGGTGGTGTGTCGGGGGGTCAGGCATGTGTGCGGCCACAGCTGGCAGCATCTGGCCGGGCACGTGGAGCTGATCGCCAGCTGTGTGCGCCGGCACAGGGCGGCGAGGCAGAGACAGCGGGAGTGGCGGCGGGTCGGGGCCGTCCTGGACCGGCTGCTGACCGCCACCTTCTTGCTGTTGGTCACCTTCACCACTCTGGCTGCACTGGCCGCCGCGCTGTAG